One window from the genome of Leishmania panamensis strain MHOM/PA/94/PSC-1 chromosome 13 sequence encodes:
- a CDS encoding long-chain-fatty-acid-CoA ligase, putative (TriTrypDB/GeneDB-style sysID: LpmP.13.0310), which produces MLQRFSRRSLRGYRGAQQVAALRCSLRFGMNVGGSYYQESDTAGIHQMNNDLRLGLVIKPQSTLVELWEQALKAWPTRRFLGSKMWVRGKLGYVWATYESINTEVEAMRTLLHKMGVEKGSRVVVISENRYEWVVVHFATMQLGAHFVALPTNITPSEAQLVVRSTQSKVLFVETKASYAAVKGWIGRVGQLEHAICFEDQVGEGSYAVAISIAADVPEKTPARTDVRAEDTAMIVFTAGTTGPPKGVMLSHKNIVANVSSVYASLGEALTHSDMFMSLCSWCVAGTLTADLYQALCKGACVCIPPETLEGFQDLPLVNPSVIVSVAQPFQRAYANIVDDILNRGSFTKDLTRLVVGRITENRLMFKKPGRTLRAFSHALLGKFKAQFGSELRVVIIIGHQLTKDQSELMADLDVFVVNTYGCMEAGGLIATDVDVPQRLKALPGLEVRVVNEKNEIVAPGDLGEILVEAPNAMQGYFDVHIDPEEAKNSLVEYGSRTFVRSGDYGTLTGGWITVRGNKDVLIKLANAKTVNPLEVEATLTKSPFIKQVFIYGNGRPYVVALVVANTKAIAAHLRKVERRDGMPLVNDREKADCIRAELRRVSQDLPPRTHVRRFAFVDEFTLANGFMTVKMGYARQKIEDHYVHYFEALYDETPKFYGFAVDDYDDLF; this is translated from the coding sequence ATGCTGCAGCGTTTTTCTCGTCGGTCGTTACGGGGCTAccgcggcgcgcagcaggtggcagcgctgaggTGCTCGCTGCGATTCGGCATGAATGTTGGCGGATCGTACTACCAGGAGTCGGATACGGCCGGGATTCATCAGATGAACAACGACCTCCGGCTGGGCCTTGTCATCAAGCCGCAGAGCACGCTCGTGGAGCTGTGGGAGCAGGCGCTGAAGGCATGGCCAACCCGCCGCTTTCTGGGGAGCAAGATGTGGGTGCGCGGCAAGCTTGGCTACGTCTGGGCCACGTATGAGTCCATCAACACTGAAGTTGAGGCGATGCGGACACTGCTACATAAGATGGGCGTCGAGAAGGGATCTCGTGTTGTGGTTATTAGCGAGAACCGCTATGAGTGGGTTGTGGTACACTTCGCCACCATGCAGCTGGGGGCGCACTTTGTGGCGCTTCCCACCAATATCACCCCGTCCGAGGCGCAGCTCGTGGTGAGAAGCACACAGTCCAAGGTTCTCTTTGTCGAGACAAAGGCGTCGTACGCAGCAGTCAAGGGGTGGATTGGTCGTGTGGGGCAGCTTGAGCACGCCATTTGTTTTGAGGATCAGGTTGGGGAGGGCAGCTATGCAGTTGCGATTAGCATTGCGGCAGACGTGCCTGAGAAAACTCCTGCGCGAACGGACGTCCGTGCTGAGGACACCGCGATGATTGTCTTCACAGCTGGCACCACGGGGCCGCCAAAGGGTGTCATGTTGTCTCACAAGAACATCGTTGCGAACGTCAGCTCTGTGTATGCTAGCCTTGGCGAGGCGCTGACGCACAGCGACATGTTCATGTCGCTGTGCTCGTGGTGCGTTGCGGGCACCCTAACGGCAGACTTGTATCAGGCACTGTGCAaaggcgcgtgcgtgtgcatccCCCCTGAAACCCTGGAGGGATTCCAAGACTTACCCCTTGTTAACCCGAGCGTCATTGTCTCTGTGGCGCAGCCCTTTCAGCGCGCGTACGCGAACATCGTAGACGACATATTGAACCGTGGTAGCTTCACCAAGGACCTCACCCGGCTCGTCGTCGGTCGCATCACTGAAAACCGTCTCATGTTCAAGAAACCGGGCCGCACACTCCGGGCCTTCTCCCACGCTCTGCTCGGCAAGTTCAAGGCACAGTTTGGCTCGGAGTTGCGCGTCGTCATCATTATCGGCCACCAGCTCACCAAGGATCAGTCAGAGCTCATGGCGGACCTGGATGTGTTTGTGGTGAACACGTACGGCTGCATGGAGGCGGGTGGGCTCATCGCCACCGATGTGGATGTGCCGCAGCGTCTCAAAGCTTTGCCCGGTCTCGAGGTGCGCGTCGTAAACGAGAAAAATGAGATTGTGGCGCCAGGGGACTTGGGCGAGATCCTCGTAGAGGCCCCCAACGCCATGCAGGGCTACTTTGACGTGCACATCGACccagaggaggcgaagaatTCGCTGGTGGAGTACGGAAGCCGCACCTTTGTGCGGTCCGGCGACTACGGCACCCTCACCGGAGGATGGATAACGGTGAGGGGGAACAAAGACGTCCTCATCAAGTTGGCGAACGCCAAGACGGTGAACCCGctcgaggtggaggcgaccCTGACAAAGAGCCCGTTCATTAAGCAGGTCTTCATCTACGGAAATGGTCGCCCTTACGTCGTGGCACTCGTGGTGGCCAACACTAAGGCCATTGCCGCACACTTGCGCAAGGTGGAGCGTCGAGATGGTATGCCGCTCGTCAACGATAGGGAAAAGGCTGATTGCATCCGCGCCGAGCTGCGGCGCGTCTCGCAGGACTTGCCCCCTCGCACTCACGTTCGCCGCTTTGCCTTTGTGGACGAGTTTACCCTCGCCAACGGCTTCATGACGGTGAAGATGGGCTACGCACGCCAAAAGATCGAGGATCACTACGTGCACTACTTTGAGGCCTTGTACGATGAGACGCCGAAGTTTTACGGGTTTGCTGTTGATGACTACGATGATTTGTTCTAg
- a CDS encoding flagellar radial spoke protein, putative (TriTrypDB/GeneDB-style sysID: LpmP.13.0320) codes for MASAALSVAELEEQFASAKAYLMQADKDGVSAYDQLTRLMELLLEDNPENVAGDPSKLHEILSFIQTHSFVCGESTSACCEASQVPAEELRRFEGNKQLFNRPAPEVHTIIEQPDPYTTITTTTVVPLKAPSFESVAAQNKFWTAAGCGLADEEAFLLDRSVTNLAMEKNLQDIKFFGKIFGTHSDYFILRTRRYVEAGEILYVETNTMGKPQRKKGIVPVQAEPGYVGVNRYTFWVTASPSDKWEKLPDVTPQQINAARETKRFFTGDLSAPVAATFPWGEAAYLRAQLARITSGTTIAPQGALEEPEPEPDTEEDEDEDAEGGAPRKPKEAKYKPLAVPSPVYDEEEVDVAQLTTDRWVHVEGYIYKNGRQTKVPEKPEPEEGEETEPESAEPEGDAEGEEEEEEPEEEEEVELFAPIQSDYLYGVVDIPQLPPPINDEDEEEEEEPDEEGEEKDPGEADNTPLKPLRDDDVPDDDSTKMKIACWTMRVENNVSKAHRIAVVQSLRWPGATAYAAEGGKRWSCVYFGNGLKKTDAAFTPSPAPPVQSECADITEVADPTSTVEKLVRRGEEIPEIDSEAEADELEEEEDS; via the coding sequence ATGGCCTCCGCAGCTCTTTCtgtggcggagctggaggagcagttCGCCAGTGCCAAGGCATACCTCATGCAGGCGGACAAGGATGGCGTGAGTGCATATGACCAGCTCACACGTCTCATGGAGCTTCTTCTCGAGGACAACCCTGAGAACGTTGCCGGCGATCCGTCAAAGCTGCACGAGATCTTAAGCTTCATCCAGACGCACAGCTTTGTATGCGGCGAGAGCACCTCAGCGTGCTGTGAGGCTTCGCAGGTGCCCGCCGAAGAGCTCCGGCGCTTCGAGGGCAACAAGCAGCTCTTTAATCGCCCAGCCCCGGAGGTGCACACCATCATCGAGCAGCCTGATCCGTACACCACCATTACCACTACCACCGTGGTGCCGCTGAAGGCGCCATCTTTCGAGTCCGTTGCGGCGCAGAACAAGTTCTGGACTGCCGCGGGCTGCGGCCTtgccgacgaggaggcaTTCCTGCTCGACCGCTCCGTCACCAACCTCGCCATGGAGAAGAACTTGCAGGACATCAAGTTCTTTGGCAAGATCTTTGGCACGCACAGTGACTACTTTATCCTACGCACGCGGCGCTACGTCGAGGCAGGTGAAATCCTCTACGTGGAAACCAACACGATGGGAAAGCCACAGCGAAAAAAGGGCATTGTGCCCGTGCAGGCTGAGCCGGGTTATGTCGGGGTGAATCGCTACACGTTCTGGGTTACCGCATCACCCTCCGACAAGTGGGAGAAGTTGCCAGATGTAACGCCGCAGCAGATCAACGCGGCCCGCGAAACAAAGCGCTTCTTTACGGGAGACTTATCGGCGCCTGTCGCAGCAACGTTTCCGTGGGGGGAGGCCGCGTACCTGCGAGCGCAACTGGCGCGTATCACCAGCGGCACTACCATTGCTCCCCAAGGTGCGCTCGAGGAGCCAGAGCCGGAGCCAgacacggaggaggacgaggatgaggacgctgagggtggtgcgccgcgcaAGCCGAAGGAGGCCAAGTACAAGCCGCTGGCAGTCCCCTCGCCGGTGTatgatgaggaggaggtggacgtgGCGCAACTGACGACGGACCGCTGGGTACACGTCGAGGGGTACATTTACAAGAACGGTAGGCAAACAAAGGTGCCGGAGAAGCCTGagccggaggagggggaggaaaccGAACCCGAATCGGCCGAACCCGAGGGCGATGctgagggtgaggaggaggaggaagagccggaggaagaggaggaggtggagctctTCGCTCCTATCCAAAGCGACTACCTCTACGGGGTTGTCGACatcccgcagctgccgccacccatcaacgacgaggacgaggaggaggaggaggaaccCGACGAGGAAGGTGAGGAGAAAGACCCCGGGGAGGCGGACAACACGCCACTGAAGCCTTTACGCGACGATGACGTCCCAGATGATGATTCCACCAAGATGAAAATTGCGTGCTGGACGATGCGCGTGGAGAACAATGTTAGTAAGGCTCACCGTATTGCGGTGGTGCAATCCCTTCGCTGGCCCGGCGCCACTGCGTACGCGGCTGAGGGTGGCAAACGCTGGTCTTGCGTGTACTTTGGCAACGGCCTGAAGAAGACAGATGCGGCCTTCACGCCGTCACCCGCACCCCCCGTGCAGTCAGAGTGCGCTGATATCACAGAGGTGGCAGACCCAACCTCCACCGTGGAGAAACTCGTTCGCCGCGGCGAGGAAATCCCCGAGATCgacagcgaggcggaggcggatgagctggaggaagaggaagacagcTAA